One window from the genome of Rickettsiella endosymbiont of Xylota segnis encodes:
- a CDS encoding proline--tRNA ligase, whose product MRSSHLYLPTLKEAPADAEVKSHQLMLRAGMIRKLASGIYTWLPLGLRVLRKVESIVREEMNRINGQEVLMPNLQPAELWQESERWDAYGPELLRFTDRHQRWFCFGPTHEEVITTLVRNEVRSYKQLPLIFYQIQTKFRDEIRPRFGVMRAREFIMKDAYSFHRDKASLAETYQVMHDSYCRIFTRLGLKFRAVLADTGNIGGSQSQEFQVLAQTGEDQIFYSDNSDYAANAELAESLVTDQRPAPSAALEKVKTPSTKTIAKVCEFLKIDPQHCVKLLMVKGKKHPLIGLILRGDHELNPTKLAKIVEIAHPLTFAEETDILALTGVPVGYLGPVGLSIPLFVDRSAAVLANFVCGANEEGFHYTNVNWERDCPLPSIADLRQVQVGDPSPDGKGHLKMERGIEVGHIFQLGNKYSRAMDANFTAEDGNQLPMEMGCYGIGVSRIVGAAIEQNHDEQGIIWPDAMAPFQVVIVPIAYHRSELVKQAADALYQQLSEAGMDVLLDDRAERPGLLFADNDLIGIPHRLVVSEKTLQDKIVAYKARTEKNERMLPIHDILSFLQKKVNFIKIVP is encoded by the coding sequence ATGCGCAGCAGTCATTTGTATTTACCCACGCTCAAAGAAGCACCGGCCGATGCCGAAGTCAAAAGCCATCAACTGATGCTGCGCGCGGGTATGATCCGTAAATTAGCTTCTGGGATTTATACCTGGCTGCCATTGGGTTTACGCGTATTACGCAAAGTCGAAAGCATCGTGCGCGAAGAAATGAATCGCATCAATGGCCAAGAGGTACTGATGCCCAATCTGCAACCGGCTGAGCTTTGGCAAGAATCGGAACGCTGGGATGCGTATGGGCCGGAATTATTGCGTTTTACTGACAGGCATCAACGTTGGTTTTGTTTTGGGCCTACACATGAAGAAGTCATTACCACGTTAGTACGTAACGAAGTACGTAGCTATAAACAACTTCCCCTCATTTTTTATCAAATACAAACTAAGTTTCGTGATGAAATTCGTCCACGTTTTGGAGTCATGCGCGCACGAGAATTTATTATGAAGGACGCTTATTCGTTTCATCGCGATAAAGCTTCATTGGCTGAAACTTATCAGGTCATGCATGATAGTTATTGTCGAATTTTCACGCGTTTAGGACTAAAATTTCGTGCCGTGTTAGCCGATACCGGTAACATCGGTGGCAGTCAATCTCAAGAATTTCAAGTATTGGCACAAACCGGCGAAGATCAAATTTTTTATAGCGATAACAGTGATTATGCCGCGAATGCTGAACTCGCAGAAAGTTTAGTCACTGATCAACGCCCTGCTCCTAGCGCAGCACTCGAGAAAGTAAAAACACCCAGTACAAAAACAATTGCCAAAGTGTGTGAGTTTTTAAAAATAGACCCGCAACATTGCGTCAAGTTACTAATGGTAAAAGGAAAGAAACATCCTTTAATTGGTCTTATACTCCGCGGTGATCACGAATTAAATCCCACTAAGCTGGCGAAAATAGTAGAGATCGCACATCCACTCACATTTGCTGAAGAAACTGATATCTTAGCTTTAACTGGCGTCCCTGTTGGTTATTTAGGTCCAGTCGGTTTATCGATACCGTTATTTGTGGATCGATCAGCAGCGGTACTTGCCAACTTTGTCTGTGGCGCTAATGAAGAAGGATTTCATTACACCAACGTTAATTGGGAACGTGATTGTCCACTTCCCTCAATAGCAGATTTACGCCAAGTGCAAGTCGGTGATCCGAGTCCTGATGGAAAAGGACATTTAAAAATGGAACGCGGTATCGAAGTCGGCCATATTTTCCAGTTAGGTAATAAATACTCTCGCGCCATGGATGCTAACTTTACGGCCGAAGATGGTAACCAACTCCCCATGGAAATGGGCTGCTATGGTATTGGTGTATCACGCATCGTCGGCGCCGCTATCGAACAAAATCATGATGAACAAGGTATCATTTGGCCCGACGCCATGGCTCCGTTTCAAGTGGTGATAGTACCGATTGCTTATCACCGATCTGAATTGGTAAAACAAGCCGCCGATGCACTTTACCAACAGCTTAGCGAGGCAGGCATGGATGTTCTATTAGATGATCGCGCAGAACGTCCCGGTTTGCTATTTGCTGATAATGATCTGATCGGCATTCCGCATCGTTTAGTCGTCAGTGAAAAAACTTTACAAGATAAAATCGTTGCCTACAAAGCCCGAACTGAAAAAAATGAACGAATGCTGCCCATTCATGACATCTTAAGTTTTTTGCAAAAAAAAGTTAACTTTATAAAAATTGTTCCATAG
- a CDS encoding EVE domain-containing protein, producing MNYWLMKSEPTCFSIKDLAKRPQQTEPWDGVRNYQARNFLQAMQKGDLAFFYHSSCPTPGIVGMIKIVNTAYPDKTALQVDDHHYDPKSSVSKPRWVSVDVKLIRIFKSIISLEDLKTQTALKGMRLLQKGNRLSVMPLTPFEWQHILAREHNL from the coding sequence GTGAACTATTGGTTAATGAAATCTGAACCCACGTGTTTTAGCATAAAGGATCTAGCCAAGCGTCCTCAACAAACTGAACCATGGGATGGTGTACGAAATTATCAAGCACGAAATTTTTTGCAAGCGATGCAAAAAGGCGATCTGGCTTTTTTTTATCATTCAAGTTGTCCCACGCCAGGTATTGTTGGCATGATAAAAATAGTGAATACCGCTTATCCGGATAAAACTGCTTTGCAGGTAGATGATCATCATTATGATCCTAAAAGTTCAGTCAGTAAGCCGCGATGGGTTAGCGTTGATGTAAAATTAATACGAATTTTTAAATCGATTATTTCTTTAGAAGATTTAAAAACTCAAACTGCACTAAAAGGAATGCGTTTATTACAAAAAGGAAACCGATTATCGGTTATGCCGCTAACACCCTTCGAATGGCAACATATTCTGGCTCGAGAACATAATCTATAA
- the radC gene encoding RadC family protein produces MSITNWPAKERPREKLISQGAAFLSDAELLALFVRTGVRGKTALDISRDLLLQFGGLRYIVAASLEQFSKTLGLGLAKYVQIQAAKELATRCLQENLEQRSTFENPHDVYHYLTHKLRAYPYEVFSCLFLDNAHRFIHFKELFHGSINEAAVYPRELVRQVYQHNAAAVILAHNHPSGIAKPSEADKRITQEIKSILAPIDVRLLDHIIIGEGSITSFATQGLL; encoded by the coding sequence ATGTCCATTACTAATTGGCCTGCAAAGGAACGTCCACGTGAAAAATTAATCTCTCAGGGTGCCGCCTTCTTATCTGATGCTGAACTATTAGCGTTATTCGTTCGTACCGGTGTCCGCGGAAAAACTGCCTTAGACATTAGTCGCGATCTCCTATTGCAATTTGGAGGTTTACGTTACATCGTTGCGGCCAGTTTGGAACAATTCTCAAAGACACTCGGTTTAGGTCTGGCGAAATATGTCCAGATTCAAGCCGCTAAAGAATTAGCAACTCGCTGTTTGCAAGAAAATCTCGAGCAACGTAGCACCTTTGAAAATCCACATGATGTCTATCACTATTTAACGCACAAGCTGAGAGCTTACCCTTATGAAGTCTTTAGCTGTTTATTTTTGGATAATGCTCATCGCTTTATTCATTTTAAAGAACTTTTTCATGGTAGTATTAATGAAGCCGCCGTATACCCTCGCGAACTCGTCAGGCAGGTATATCAACATAATGCCGCAGCGGTCATTTTGGCACACAATCACCCATCCGGTATTGCAAAACCCAGTGAAGCAGATAAAAGGATTACACAAGAAATTAAATCTATTTTAGCGCCGATTGATGTACGCCTTTTAGACCATATCATTATCGGAGAAGGCTCCATAACCTCTTTTGCCACACAAGGTTTGTTGTAA
- the rpmB gene encoding 50S ribosomal protein L28, with translation MARVCQVTGKKPMVGHNVSHSNRKTKRRFQINLHVRRLWVATEKRFVKLRITADGLRTIQKQGIDKVLATLRQRGEKV, from the coding sequence ATGGCTAGGGTCTGTCAGGTAACGGGTAAAAAACCCATGGTGGGACACAATGTATCTCACTCTAACCGAAAAACTAAACGTCGTTTTCAGATTAACCTACACGTTCGTCGCCTTTGGGTGGCTACAGAAAAACGCTTTGTTAAATTAAGAATAACGGCAGATGGTCTGCGTACTATTCAGAAGCAAGGCATTGATAAAGTACTGGCTACGCTACGTCAGCGTGGCGAGAAAGTTTAA
- the rpmG gene encoding 50S ribosomal protein L33 produces the protein MRDKIKLKSTASAYYYTTSKNKKATPNKLKFKKYDPITRKHEMFEEDKIK, from the coding sequence ATGCGTGATAAAATTAAATTAAAATCTACGGCCAGCGCTTATTACTATACAACCAGTAAAAATAAGAAAGCCACACCGAATAAATTAAAATTTAAAAAATACGATCCAATTACCCGCAAACATGAAATGTTTGAAGAAGATAAGATTAAATAG
- the lysS gene encoding lysine--tRNA ligase codes for MSHEKVTITNNAEDLFSQRLAKLNELRNGKEAYPNHFRRDSLAADLYGQYEQADTELLQQKNQTVRLAGRIMLKRDMGKSLFLDMQDMSGKIQVYVKQDAIGLEDFEAVKRLDLGDIVGIIGVLFRTKTKQLSIKAEKIYLLSKSLRPLPDKFHGLSESDKEQRYRQRYLDLITNEKTRKTFQIRSQLISGIRQFLNQRGFVEVETPMMHVLPGGAVARPFITHHNALDMELFLRVAPELHLKRLVVGGMEKVFEINRNFRNEGLSTRHNPEFTMLEFYQAYADYHDLMDLTEQLIRELAQTILDTEQLTYQGETYDLTKPFKRLSVVKAILEYNPQWQLQDITLLASLQKIASDLEIPASDSIGQLQFAVFEETVEQKLKQPTFITEYPIDVSPLARRNNENPQLADRFELYIGGRELANGFSELNDPEDQAARFKQQSLAKSAGDLEAMPYDEDYIQALEYGLPPTAGEGIGIDRLAMLFTDSASIRDVILFPLMRPETKHE; via the coding sequence ATGAGCCACGAAAAAGTAACGATAACGAATAATGCTGAAGATTTATTTTCGCAACGTTTGGCAAAATTAAACGAATTACGCAACGGCAAAGAGGCTTACCCGAATCATTTTCGTCGGGATAGTTTAGCAGCTGATTTATATGGCCAATATGAACAGGCTGATACTGAACTATTACAGCAAAAAAATCAGACTGTGCGTCTTGCTGGTCGGATTATGTTAAAGCGCGATATGGGTAAAAGTTTATTTCTAGATATGCAAGATATGTCTGGCAAAATACAAGTCTATGTCAAACAAGATGCTATCGGATTAGAAGATTTTGAAGCTGTTAAACGTTTGGATTTGGGAGATATTGTTGGCATCATCGGCGTATTATTTCGTACTAAAACCAAGCAACTTTCCATTAAGGCTGAAAAGATTTATTTATTAAGTAAATCTTTACGTCCTTTACCGGATAAATTTCATGGACTTTCAGAATCGGATAAGGAACAACGTTATCGACAACGTTATTTAGATTTGATTACCAATGAAAAAACTCGAAAAACTTTTCAAATACGTTCTCAACTGATCAGCGGGATTCGTCAGTTTTTAAACCAACGGGGTTTTGTTGAAGTAGAAACGCCAATGATGCATGTTTTACCTGGTGGTGCAGTGGCAAGACCGTTTATCACGCATCATAACGCTTTAGATATGGAGTTATTTCTGCGTGTAGCGCCAGAATTACATTTAAAACGTTTAGTTGTGGGTGGAATGGAAAAAGTTTTTGAGATAAACCGTAATTTCCGTAACGAGGGCCTTTCGACTCGACATAATCCTGAGTTTACAATGCTGGAATTTTATCAAGCTTATGCCGATTATCACGATTTAATGGATTTAACCGAACAATTAATTCGCGAGTTAGCGCAAACTATTTTGGATACCGAACAATTGACTTATCAGGGTGAAACCTATGATTTGACCAAGCCGTTTAAACGTTTAAGCGTGGTTAAAGCCATACTTGAATATAATCCGCAGTGGCAGCTGCAAGATATTACACTATTAGCATCCTTGCAAAAAATTGCCTCTGATTTGGAGATTCCAGCAAGTGATTCTATCGGACAATTACAGTTTGCTGTGTTTGAAGAAACAGTGGAACAAAAATTAAAGCAACCTACGTTTATTACTGAGTATCCTATTGATGTTTCGCCTTTGGCTAGACGTAATAATGAAAATCCACAATTAGCGGATCGTTTTGAACTCTATATCGGTGGTCGAGAATTAGCGAATGGATTTTCTGAGTTAAATGATCCAGAAGATCAAGCAGCGCGGTTCAAACAACAAAGTTTAGCGAAATCTGCGGGTGATCTAGAAGCAATGCCTTATGATGAAGACTATATTCAAGCATTGGAATATGGCCTACCTCCTACTGCCGGGGAGGGAATTGGTATTGATCGATTAGCGATGTTATTTACCGATTCAGCTTCGATTCGAGACGTTATTTTGTTTCCATTGATGCGTCCGGAAACTAAGCATGAATAA
- the prfB gene encoding peptide chain release factor 2 (programmed frameshift), whose translation MFESAPIIQKIKELENRSMELRRYLDYPTKLEKLQELDHELQDPNIWNHPEKAQQLGKERAQLQQIVDTFQQLAKGLNDINDLYELALTENAQDLLATLPQELQTLEARLAQLEFRRMFPRELDKNSAYLEIQSGSGGTEAQDWAEMLLRLYLRWGEQNHFKVDLIEVSAGDVAGIKSATIKFEGEYAYGWLRTETGVHRLVRLSPFDANKRRHTSFAAVFVSPEVDESIDIQINPADLRVDTYRASGAGGQHVNRTDSAVRITHIPSGVVVQSQSDRSQHKNRDQAMKQLRAKLYELEMRKRAEEKQSQESLKRDIGWGSQIRSYVLDDARIKDLRTGVETHNVQAVLDGGINLFLLASLKEGL comes from the exons ATGTTTGAATCGGCGCCTATCATTCAAAAAATCAAAGAACTTGAAAACCGTAGCATGGAATTACGGAGGTACCTT GACTATCCCACCAAACTTGAAAAACTTCAAGAGTTAGATCACGAATTACAGGATCCAAACATTTGGAATCATCCTGAAAAAGCTCAACAATTAGGCAAAGAACGCGCGCAATTGCAGCAGATAGTTGATACCTTTCAACAATTAGCCAAAGGACTAAATGATATTAACGATCTCTATGAGTTAGCTTTAACTGAAAATGCTCAAGATCTTTTAGCGACCTTACCTCAAGAATTGCAAACACTGGAAGCGCGTTTAGCACAACTCGAATTCAGGCGGATGTTTCCGCGCGAATTAGATAAAAATTCTGCGTATTTGGAAATACAGTCCGGTTCGGGTGGCACTGAAGCACAGGATTGGGCAGAAATGTTATTACGTTTGTACCTGCGTTGGGGAGAGCAAAATCATTTTAAGGTCGATTTAATTGAAGTCTCTGCCGGCGACGTAGCTGGAATAAAAAGTGCTACGATTAAATTTGAAGGTGAATATGCTTATGGTTGGTTACGTACCGAAACGGGTGTACATCGCTTAGTGCGTTTATCACCTTTCGATGCCAATAAACGCCGACATACTTCCTTTGCAGCGGTGTTTGTATCGCCAGAAGTAGATGAATCTATCGATATACAGATTAATCCAGCCGATTTGCGTGTTGATACCTATCGGGCCAGTGGTGCAGGCGGACAACATGTAAATCGTACTGATTCGGCAGTGCGTATCACGCATATCCCTAGTGGTGTGGTGGTGCAATCACAAAGTGATCGTTCACAGCATAAAAACCGCGATCAAGCGATGAAACAATTACGTGCAAAATTATATGAGTTGGAAATGCGTAAGCGCGCTGAAGAGAAACAAAGTCAAGAGTCTTTGAAACGAGATATCGGTTGGGGCAGCCAGATACGTTCTTATGTTTTAGATGATGCGCGCATCAAGGATTTACGCACGGGTGTCGAAACACACAATGTTCAAGCGGTACTTGATGGAGGAATAAATCTCTTTTTATTGGCGAGTTTAAAAGAAGGCTTATAA
- a CDS encoding DesA family fatty acid desaturase: MLYGVLNLSFWGYVVALLILTHITIVGVTVYLHRSQAHRALELHPAICHFFRFWIWLTTGMETKKWVSIHRKHHAKCETDEDPHSPQTRGIKKVFFEGAELYRAEAKNQDTMDRYGQGTPDDWLERHVYTKHSAAGIALMFVIDLVLFGIPGISIWALQMAWIPFFAAGVVNGIGHYWGYRNFECPDAARNIIPLGAFIGGEELHNNHHTFPTSAKFSVKWWEFDLGWVYIRLLQFLGLSKVKRVSPKLENIPGKSLVDSDTLAALITNRFQVLARYSREVLLPVLQEEKLKANTSSKALLKRAKVALIRTESLLNDEGKQQIAEVMDNHHMLALVYQYRLKLQAIWGRTTATQRELLEALQDWCKQAEATRVHALRKFAISLAGFSTQKKLS, translated from the coding sequence ATACTATACGGCGTATTGAATTTATCATTCTGGGGTTATGTTGTTGCTTTATTGATTTTGACGCATATCACTATCGTGGGCGTCACGGTGTATTTACACCGATCTCAGGCACATCGTGCGCTGGAATTGCATCCAGCCATCTGTCATTTTTTCCGTTTTTGGATTTGGTTAACCACAGGAATGGAAACCAAAAAGTGGGTCTCTATCCATCGTAAACATCATGCTAAATGTGAAACGGATGAAGATCCGCATAGTCCGCAAACCCGAGGTATTAAAAAAGTATTTTTTGAAGGAGCTGAACTATATCGTGCCGAAGCGAAAAATCAGGATACGATGGATCGTTATGGTCAAGGAACACCCGATGACTGGTTAGAGCGACATGTTTATACCAAACATAGTGCGGCAGGTATTGCGCTAATGTTTGTCATTGATCTGGTTCTATTTGGTATTCCTGGGATTAGCATTTGGGCCTTACAAATGGCCTGGATTCCATTCTTTGCTGCCGGTGTGGTGAATGGTATTGGTCACTATTGGGGTTATCGAAACTTTGAATGCCCTGATGCGGCGCGTAACATCATTCCATTAGGCGCCTTTATTGGTGGTGAAGAATTACATAATAATCATCATACCTTTCCAACCTCCGCTAAATTTTCGGTGAAATGGTGGGAGTTTGATTTGGGTTGGGTTTATATTCGCTTATTACAATTTTTAGGTTTATCTAAGGTTAAACGGGTATCACCAAAACTTGAGAATATTCCCGGTAAATCATTGGTTGATTCGGATACCTTAGCTGCATTAATTACCAATCGCTTTCAAGTATTGGCGCGTTATAGTCGCGAAGTGTTATTACCCGTGTTACAGGAAGAAAAATTAAAAGCAAATACGAGCAGTAAAGCTTTATTAAAGCGCGCTAAGGTTGCATTAATTCGTACCGAGTCTTTGTTAAACGATGAAGGTAAACAGCAGATTGCTGAAGTGATGGATAATCATCATATGTTAGCCTTAGTGTATCAATATCGTCTAAAACTCCAGGCGATTTGGGGTCGTACGACGGCGACGCAGCGCGAGCTATTAGAAGCCTTACAGGATTGGTGCAAGCAAGCCGAGGCAACCCGCGTGCATGCGTTACGGAAATTTGCGATTAGTTTAGCTGGGTTTTCGACACAAAAAAAATTAAGTTAA
- a CDS encoding BON domain-containing protein, whose translation MRKIFVILILSLGLQGCLAGAFVAGSATTGGLVTDPRPINTIKSDEEINFRINRKLANDPVLNAETHIAAVSYNQVILLTGQAYDEELKARAEHYAKSIPQVRRVFNEIVLGIPTTVYRRAQDVGITSAVKTKMFANRELKSNNFKIVTEDGVVYILGIATARQADLAVSIARDSSGVKKVVKLIEYKEG comes from the coding sequence ATGAGAAAAATCTTTGTTATTTTAATCCTATCATTGGGGTTACAAGGTTGTCTGGCGGGTGCTTTTGTGGCCGGTAGCGCAACGACAGGTGGTTTAGTGACGGATCCACGTCCTATTAATACGATTAAATCTGATGAGGAAATTAACTTTAGGATCAACAGAAAATTGGCTAATGATCCGGTACTCAATGCAGAAACACATATTGCTGCGGTGAGTTACAATCAGGTGATATTGTTAACCGGCCAGGCCTATGATGAGGAATTAAAGGCTAGGGCAGAACACTATGCCAAAAGCATCCCACAAGTGCGACGGGTATTTAATGAAATTGTGCTAGGCATCCCGACGACGGTGTATCGACGCGCTCAAGATGTGGGCATTACTTCCGCCGTTAAAACCAAAATGTTTGCTAATAGAGAACTTAAATCCAATAATTTTAAGATAGTTACTGAAGACGGCGTGGTGTATATATTGGGGATAGCGACAGCTAGGCAAGCAGATTTAGCGGTATCGATAGCGAGAGACTCTTCGGGCGTGAAAAAAGTGGTTAAGTTAATAGAATACAAAGAAGGATAA